A single window of Rhodamnia argentea isolate NSW1041297 chromosome 5, ASM2092103v1, whole genome shotgun sequence DNA harbors:
- the LOC115755181 gene encoding vacuolar-sorting receptor 1-like has translation MELPRSVRRSMPGFLLGFLLLSLVPLSAARFVVEKNSLTVTSPDKIKGTYDSAIGNFGIPQYGGSMAGAVAYPKENRRGCKEFGEFGLSFKSKPGMLPTILLVDRGDCFFALKVWNAQKAGAAAVLVADDIEEALITMDSPEEDGSTAKYIENITIPSALIEKSFGETLKKAISGGDMVNVNLDWREAVPHPDDRVEYELWTNSNDECGVKCDMLMEFVKDFKGAAQILEKGGYTQFNPHYITWYCPQAFTLSKQCKSQCINHGRYCAPDPEQDFSSGYDGKEVVLENLRQLCVFRVANETKKPWVWWDYVTDFQIRCPMKEKKYNKECADGVIRSLGLDLKKIEKCMGDPNADSENPVLKEEQNAQVGKGTRGDVTILPTLVVNSRQYRGKLEKGAVLKAICAGFEETTEPAVCLSGDVETNECLDNHGGCWWDKTANITACKDTFRGRVCECPLVDGVQFKGDGYTTCEASGPGRCKINNGGCWHGSQNGHSYSACLDFGNSKCQCPPGFKGDGVKTCEDIDECKEKKACQCPECSCKNTWGSYDCTCSGDLLYIRDHDTCISKSSKETKSAWTAVWVIVIGLAMAAGGAYLVYKYRLRSYMDSEIRAIMAQYMPLDSQAEVPNHVSEDHA, from the exons ATGGAGCTCCCGAGATCAGTGAGGAGGTCGATGCCCGGGTTCTTGCTAGGGTTCCTGCTGCTGTCGCTGGTGCCCCTGTCCGCGGCGAGATTTGTGGTGGAGAAGAACAGCTTGACCGTGACGTCGCCGGATAAGATCAAGGGCACGTACGACAGCGCGATCGGCAACTTCGGGATCCCCCAGTACGGGGGTAGCATGGCCGGTGCCGTCGCGTACCCGAAGGAGAACCGGAGGGGTTGCAAGGAGTTTGGCGAGTTCGGCCTTTCGTTCAAGTCCAAGCCCGGCATGCTTCCCACGATCCTCTTGGTCGATCGCGGAG ATTGTTTCTTTGCTTTAAAGGTTTGGAATGCCCAGAAAGCTGGTGCTGCTGCAGTACTTGTTGCGGATGACATTGAGGAAGCATTAATTACGATGGATTCTCCTGAAGAGGATGGTTCGACTGCAAAGTACATTGAAAATATTACTATACCTTCTGCACTTAttgagaaaagttttggtgaaaCATTAAAGAAAGCAATAAGTGGTGGAGATAtggtcaatgtgaatcttgatTGGAGAGAAGCTGTTCCCCACCCTGATGATCGTGTTGAGTATGAGTTATGGACCAACAGCAATGATGAGTGTGGAGTTAAATGTGACATGTTGATGGAGTTTGTGAAGGATTTTAAGGGTGCGGCACAGATACTTGAAAAGGGCGGATACACTCAGTTCAACCCCCATTATATTACTTGGTATTGCCCTCAAGCATTTACCTTAAGCAAGCAGTGTAAATCCCAATGCATAAATCATGGGAGATATTGTGCTCCTGATCCAGAGCAGGATTTCAGCTCCGGTTATGATGGGAAGGAAGTTGTGCTTGAAAACTTAAGGCAACTATGTGTGTTCCGAGTGGCTAATGAAACTAAAAAGCCATGGGTGTGGTGGGACTATGTCACTGATTTTCAGATTAGATGTCCCATGAAGGAGAAGAAATACAACAAGGAATGTGCAGATGGCGTTATCAGATCTCTTG GACTCGACCTTAAAAAGATTGAGAAATGCATGGGTGACCCAAATGCTGATTCTGAAAATCCTGTTTTGAAGGAAGAGCAAAATGCCCAA GTTGGAAAAGGAACTAGAGGGGATGTTACCATCTTGCCAACTCTTGTTGTCAATAGTAGACAATATCGAG GTAAGTTGGAGAAAGGTGCTGTTTTGAAGGCAATCTGTGCTGGTTTTGAGGAAACTACTGAGCCTGCTGTCTGTCTTAGTGGTG ATGTGGAGACAAATGAGTGCTTGGATAATCATGGTGGCTGCTGGTGGGACAAAACAGCTAATATCACTGCCTGCAAG GATACATTTCGTGGGAGAGTGTGTGAGTGCCCCTTGGTTGATGGTGTGCAATTCAAAGGAGATGGCTACACCACCTGTGAAG CAAGTGGACCTGGTAGGTGCAAGATAAACAATGGAGGTTGTTGGCATGGATCTCAGAATGGGCATTCTTACTCTGCTTGTTTG GATTTCGGGAACAGCAAATGCCAGTGTCCTCCTGGGTTTAAAGGGGACGGTGTCAAAACTTGTGAAG ATATTGATGAATGCAAAGAGAAGAAAGCCTGTCAATGCCCTGAATGTAGCTGCAAGAATACCTGGGGAAGTTATGACTGCACATGTAGTGGAGATCTTCTGTACATCAGGGATCACGACACCTGCATAA GTAAGAGCAGTAAAGAGACAAAATCTGCCTGGACTGCTGTTTGGGTCATTGTGATAGGTTTAGCCATGGCTGCTGGTGGTGCATATCTTGTCTACAAATATAGATTGAGG TCATACATGGATTCAGAGATCAGGGCTATAATGGCACAGTACATGCCTCTTGATAGCCAAGCTGAAGTCCCGAATCATGTCAGTGAAGATCatgcatag